A section of the Oenanthe melanoleuca isolate GR-GAL-2019-014 chromosome 6, OMel1.0, whole genome shotgun sequence genome encodes:
- the LOC130255173 gene encoding early activation antigen CD69-like — protein sequence MSLSMGHPRGCTAVPEADLRKAFSALLMCQEQGAVCCEQRDSGCELEQSEFCSIHGPLKELLHLQEKRAPGLTHLPGTQETTREHAVSEDVKNGICSSDGRVREPLDPQGTSATGHGHRSILRRLAGKRFSCHPVLPLVLILLLVLVLALAVALAVQSAPQAQVPTATTPVVLGCPPRWVGYNGVCYYFSRDYKTWDEAQERCSDLGASLAIVKDEAMDLLFRLGGNGDYWVGLRRWGEHLQWGDGSSFSSSVPVLGNSECVYLAEEKFRSVICSNPQPYLCSKPRAPL from the exons ATGTCCCTTTCAATGGGCCATCCCCGTGGGTGTACAGCTGTTCCCGAGGCCGATCTCCGAAAGGCTTTTTCGGCACTCCTGATGTGTCAGGAGCAAGGGGCTGTTTGTTGCGAGCAGAGAGATTCCGGctgtgagctggagcagagtgaATTCTGCTCCATCCATGGGCCTCTGAAGGAGCTCCTGCATCTCCAGGAGAAACGTGCACCCGGGCTGACTCACTTGCCTGGCACGCAAGAAACGACTCGTGAGCATGCAGTGAGTGAAGATGTGAAGAATGGAATCTGCAGCAGCGATGGCAGAGTGAGGGagcccctggatccccaggGCACATCAGCAACCGGCCATGGGCACAGAAGCATCCTCAGAAGATTGGCGG GCAAGAGGTTCAGCTGCCATCCCGTGCTCCCCTTGGTGCTGatcctgctcctggtgctggtgctggcgTTGGCGGTGGCCTTGGCTGTGCAGTCAG caccacaggctCAAGTTCCAACTGCGACTACTCCCGTGGTTCTGGGCTGTCCCCCTCGCTGGGTTGGATACAATGGAGTCTGCTACTACTTCTCCAGGGATTACAAAACCTGGGATGAGGCTCAAGAGCGGTGCTCCGATCTCGGGGCCTCCCTGGCCATTGTCAAGGATGAGGCAATG GATTTGCTCTTCCGCCTCGGCGGGAACGGCGATTACTGGGTGGGGCTGCGCAGATGGGGCGAGCACCTGCAGTGGGGGGAcggcagcagcttcagctcctc ggttCCTGTCCTGGGCAATTCCGAGTGTGTGTACCTGGCTGAGGAGAAATTCAGGAGTGTGATCTGCTCGAATCCGCAGCCGTATCTCTGCAGCAAGCCCCGAGCTCCCCTGTAA
- the LOC130255168 gene encoding early activation antigen CD69-like has translation MSLSMGHLRGRKAVSMPDTRKGFPSFLICREHGTDCSDQRNSGCELEKSEFCSIHRRLKDLLHILEGRAAGLTHLPGAQEATCRNLKDATCDRAVSEAVEIGICSSDGRVREPLDPQGTSATGHGHRSILRRLAGEWFSCHPVLTLVLILLLVLVLALAVALAVQSAPQAPVPPATPLLILGCHPRWVGYNGVCYYFSRDNGTWDEAQERCSELGASLAIVKDEAMDLLFRLGGNGDYWVGLRRWGEHLQWGDGSSFSSSVPVLGNSECVYLAEEKFRSVICSNPQPYLCSKPRAPL, from the exons ATGTCCCTTTCCATGGGCCATCTCCGTGGGCGTAAAGCTGTTTCCATGCCCGACACTCGAAAGGGTTTTCCATCATTCCTGATTTGTCGGGAGCACGGGACTGATTGTTCCGACCAGCGGAATTCCGGCTGTGAGCTGGAGAAGAGTGAATTCTGCTCCATTCATAGGCGTCTGAAGGATCTCCTGCACATCCTGGAGGGACGAGCAGCCGGACTGACACACTTGCCTGGGGCACAAGAAGCCACATGTCGTAATCTCAAGGACGCCACTTGTGACCGTGCAGTGAGTGAGGCTGTGGAGATTGGAATCTGCAGCAGCGATGGCAGAGTGAGGGagcccctggatccccaggGCACATCAGCAACCGGCCATGGGCACAGAAGCATCCTCAGAAGATTGGCGG GCGAGTGGTTCAGCTGCCATCCCGTGCTCACCTTGGTGCTGatcctgctcctggtgctggtgctggcgTTGGCGGTGGCCTTGGCTGTGCAGTCAG caccacaggctCCAGTTCCACCTGCGACTCCGCTCTTGATTCTGGGCTGTCACCCTCGCTGGGTTGGATACAATGGAGTCTGCTACTACTTCTCAAGGGATAACGGGACCTGGGATGAGGCTCAAGAGCGGTGCTCGGAGCTCGGGGCCTCGCTGGCCATTGTCAAGGATGAGGCAATG GATTTGCTCTTCCGCCTCGGCGGGAACGGCGATTACTGGGTGGGGCTGCGCAGATGGGGCGAGCACCTGCAGTGGGGGGAcggcagcagcttcagctcctc ggttCCTGTCCTGGGCAATTCCGAGTGTGTGTACCTGGCTGAGGAGAAATTCAGGAGTGTGATCTGCTCGAATCCGCAGCCGTATCTCTGCAGCAAGCCCCGAGCTCCCCTGTAA